The nucleotide sequence TGTTGAGCCGCAGAATCTGCACTTCACAATCAAGTTCCTTGGTGAAGTAGATGCAAGCGTAGTGACCAAGGTTACAGAAATCCTTTCACAGATAGAGGCGCCTGCGATAAAGGTTGTGTATCAAGGTGTTGGTGCCTTCCCCTCAATAAGCCACCCTAATGTCATCTGGGTTGGTTCGGATAAGGAAGGCGGTATGCTTCTGACTAAACTCGCATCTACGGTGGAGTCTAGGATCGCTCACCTCAAGGTAGGAGACCGCAAACCCTTCGTCCCACACCTGACAATAGCGAGGGTTAGGAGCGCAAGGAATAAAGATGCTCTAATCAAGATCGTCAACTCAAACCTCAATACTGTGTTCGGCGAAGACACACTTACTAAGATAAAGCTCAAGAAGAGCGACTTAACACCTAAAGGTCCGATCTACACCGACCTA is from Nitrososphaerota archaeon and encodes:
- the thpR gene encoding RNA 2',3'-cyclic phosphodiesterase, translated to MRVFIAVDLESREALANLTALQRSLVESGADVKLVEPQNLHFTIKFLGEVDASVVTKVTEILSQIEAPAIKVVYQGVGAFPSISHPNVIWVGSDKEGGMLLTKLASTVESRIAHLKVGDRKPFVPHLTIARVRSARNKDALIKIVNSNLNTVFGEDTLTKIKLKKSDLTPKGPIYTDLYVKSLVGGP